In Erigeron canadensis isolate Cc75 chromosome 6, C_canadensis_v1, whole genome shotgun sequence, the following are encoded in one genomic region:
- the LOC122603899 gene encoding cell wall integrity and stress response component 4-like: MNTAEDATTTPISTIQRRNSIVTPSPLTLDPCSTTSSTPTTTTTSSSSSTDFELVSFKPASYTSLRDILPSTTSAIMSPTPPSFAVHSGYEISIRNRLVKQAAWAYLQPMSTSPDSGGSTIFHRVWIRFSGVLLRFVTHVCDCFLRSIQVNVSPTRL; the protein is encoded by the coding sequence ATGAACACCGCCGAAGATGCCACCACCACACCTATCTCCACCATCCAACGACGGAATTCCATCGTAACACCATCCCCTTTAACACTTGACCCTTGTTCCACCACTTCTAGTACTCCTACAACCACAAccacatcatcatcttcttcaacagaTTTTGAGCTTGTTTCTTTCAAACCGGCTTCTTATACCTCTCTTCGGGACATTCTTCCATCGACGACAAGCGCAATTATGTCCCCGACACCCCCATCATTTGCGGTTCATTCTGGTTATGAAATTTCTATCCGAAATAGGCTTGTGAAACAAGCTGCATGGGCATACCTTCAACCCATGTCCACCTCACCCGACTCGGGCGGGTCTACTATCTTTCACCGTGTATGGATTCGTTTCTCGGGTGTTTTGCTACGGTTTGTAACACATGTGTGTGATTGCTTTCTAAGGTCTATTCAAGTCAATGTTAGCCCGACGAGGTTATGA